In the genome of Nonlabens sp. MB-3u-79, one region contains:
- a CDS encoding polysaccharide deacetylase family protein has translation MGFYPDRVPDWFSKLFSSYHWHGDREDKKVYLTFDDGPTPEATEFVLRELAKHRFQATFFCIGDQVAKNPEIYDLVQENGHRVGNHSFHHLNAWNTSKDDYLNNVDHCAELVSSNLFRPPYGHITVKTATGLKEKGYKIILWDVLSGDFDPNRTSDSCLKALKKNTRNGSVIVFHDSEKSFEQLQKILPSYLEFLKENGWTSKVISEA, from the coding sequence ATGGGGTTTTATCCAGATCGAGTTCCAGATTGGTTTTCTAAGCTTTTTTCTAGTTACCACTGGCATGGCGACCGGGAGGATAAAAAGGTGTACCTAACTTTTGATGATGGCCCTACTCCAGAGGCAACCGAGTTTGTCCTGCGCGAACTCGCAAAACACCGGTTTCAGGCGACGTTTTTCTGTATAGGGGATCAAGTCGCTAAAAACCCTGAAATCTATGATCTTGTGCAAGAAAATGGTCATCGTGTGGGAAATCATAGCTTCCATCATTTAAACGCTTGGAATACTAGCAAAGATGATTACCTCAACAATGTGGATCATTGCGCTGAACTGGTTAGCTCCAACCTTTTTAGACCGCCTTACGGACACATCACAGTTAAAACAGCTACAGGCTTAAAAGAAAAAGGCTATAAGATTATTCTTTGGGATGTTCTTTCAGGAGATTTTGATCCCAATAGAACTTCAGACTCTTGTTTAAAGGCTCTTAAAAAGAACACTCGTAACGGCAGTGTTATTGTCTTTCACGATAGTGAAAAGTCATTTGAACAGCTACAAAAGATCTTACCTTCATACTTGGAATTCCTGAAAGAAAATGGATGGACCAGTAAAGTCATCTCTGAGGCCTAA
- a CDS encoding thioredoxin family protein, which translates to MSKFGELISANVPVLFNFFTNWNEDTVAMNEVLRNVAAALGDKAKVIKIDIEKNQELSEALRIKGVPTFIIYKNGEMKWRQSGAQDDNTLIHQLQKFH; encoded by the coding sequence ATGTCAAAGTTCGGTGAGCTGATTAGTGCAAATGTCCCAGTGTTGTTTAACTTTTTTACGAACTGGAACGAAGATACGGTTGCTATGAATGAGGTGCTTCGAAATGTTGCAGCTGCTTTAGGTGATAAGGCCAAGGTTATTAAAATTGATATTGAGAAAAATCAAGAGCTTTCAGAAGCGCTTAGAATCAAAGGGGTTCCTACTTTTATCATCTATAAAAATGGAGAGATGAAGTGGCGACAAAGTGGTGCACAAGATGACAATACATTGATCCACCAACTACAAAAATTTCATTAG